The DNA region ATTTTGAGCAGCATTTAATTGCCAATGGAACGGTGATTTTAAAGTTCTTTTTAAATGTGGGAATGGATGAGCAAAAGCAACGTTTTTTAGATAGAATTGACGATCCTGCGAAGAACTGGAAATTCTCATCGGGCGATATTAAAGAACGGGCCTTGTGGGATAAGTACATGAAAAGCTATGAAGAGGCTATAAACGAAACGAGCACTGCAGATGCACCTTGGCACATTATTCCGGCCGACAAAAAGTGGTTTGCCAGATTGGCGATAAGCGAAATTATTGAGGATAAATTGAAAAGTTTAAACTTAAAATTCCCGGTTCTGGGAGAGGAGGAACAAGCGAAACTGAGCGAAACGAAACTTGCTTTGCTGAATGAATGAGCAGGGAGTCCTCAGTCCTGAGTCTGGAGTCCTGAGTCCAAAGTAGGGAGTTTGGAGTACTGAGTCTGGAGTACTGAGTCTGGAGTACTGAGTAGGGAATACAAGATGTAGCAATACGCCTGTACCCTCAACCTTAAACCTTTCGCCCTCGACCCTTATTGGCGCTTGAATAAAAAAAATGCAGGTCTATAAGCCGGGTTCTGTTTCCTGAGTAATCAGGATTTCTATCATTAATCTACTGTAAACGTTGCCGTTTACCTCTAACGACCTACCCACTAACATCGGACGGGCCGCCCTTTATCCCGACGTAAAGCCGGAATGTTAGCCTATTTGGTCTTTCAACTCCCGGGGTTTACAAACCACTGCAGTCGCCTGCAATGCTCGTGCGCTCTTACCGCACGTTTTCACCCTTACTCCGATTTATCGGAGCGGTATATTTTCTGTTGCACTGATCCGTAATTCAGGTCTTCAATCCCGAATCCCTTTCCGTTAGAAAGCGAGATGCCCTGTGTTGCCCGGACTTTCCTCTCTCTCCATAATCCGATAGGAATCGAATCGAGACAGCGATAGAACAACCTGCATTTTTTTTGCAAAGATGGGCTTTTTTGAGCAAAAAGGTGTTAAAGTTTAGTCTTTATTGTTTCCCTCCATTTACCGTCATTTCGAAAGGGGCTTTTTCGCTCCTGAGAAATCTGTTACCTAGTTACACCGGTTTTGCGGTTAGTACTGGTACGAAATGTGATGGGTTATTGTATATAACGTTATTTTTTACAATTCTCCAAATCTTTCGAAACCTCGCTATAAGGCACGAAGGCTTGCTTATTGCCAAAAGAGTTGGTCACATAAGTGATTACCTGGGCTACATCAATATCCGCCATTTCGGGAAAAGCAGGCATTTTTTCTTTGTATTCCTTACCATGAATAACAAAGGTTTCGTTCGCTCCGTTTTTAACAATACAGGCCAAACGGGCTTTGTTGCTCTTTAAAAAAACAGAATCGGTTAGGGGCGGAGCAAGCAGGCCGAGCCCCTCGCCGTTTTCACCGTGGCAGTTCTGGCATTTGGCCTGATAAATGTCTTTTCCGTTCGACATGTAATTTTGCAGGTCAATTTCTTCCTGACTTTGACAGGATACAATTACCGCAATAACCGAAGAGACGAAAATAGAAGTAATGATGTATTTGCGCATGTATGTTTTGTTACTTAATGGGCCCATGAAGCATTAAAAAAGGCATGATGTGTGGTAAATCGTTTCGCTTTAGTCCTTCGGCTTTGGCCTTTAGTCTCTAGTCTTTTGCTTTCACCTTTCAGCTTTACTCTTTCAGCTTTTAGCTTTACCGTTCTACTTTTTATATTCGGCCAGCAAAACCGGAATATCTTTTTTCAATTGCTCAACCTGCTCTTCTTTGGTGCCATCGTAAGCGCCACGAATTTTTCGGTCCTTATCAATTAAAACGAGATAACCCTGATGTATGTAACCGTCTTTTGCGGTGCTATCTTCGCCAACTGCAACCAGATAATTTTTTTCGGCCAAAGTATATACACTGTCTTTAGTGCCGTACAAAAATTGCCATTTTGGTCCGTCTACCCCCAATTTTTGAGCGTATTTTTTCAAGGCGTGGGGTTTATCGTATTTAAAATCAATGGTGTGCGATAGGAACATCACCTCCGGATTATTTTTAAATTCATTATATACAGTGAGTAAGTTACGGTGCATAATCGGGCAAATAGTGCTGCAAGAGGTGAAGAAAAAATCCGCCACGTACACTTTTCCATCAGTAATTTTGTTGGTAACCACAACGCTGTCTTGATTTAAGAAAGACCAATCGGGAATTGTTTGATAAACGGTATCAATCCTCTCCACGCCCGAAGCATCCTTCACAACCTCTGTCTGGCGATCGCCATAAATTGGAAGTTTTTTTTCTTGCTGACATGAGGAAAGGATGCTCACAGACAATAAGCAAAGTGCAACTGAAGATATAATTTTGTTCATGTTTATGTATTAAAATGTAAATATACAACCTCCGCCCGGGCAGCGGGCATTTAATTCGGTTTTGTTACTTGCTCAAACCAGGACTTGCCCGTCAAAGATAGTAAACGCAGAAAGAACAACTAATCTGTCTGCGTAAACTTGTATAATCTGTGAAAATTTTTAGTGCTTATGGTGTTCCATGCCCATTTTTTTTGCTGGCACAACGTTAAAGATTTTCAAAACCGAATCAGATTGTCTGGTAACGTCGATATAATGATCTTCTACTGCCCTAATCTTAACCATTTCAGATTTATAATATTCAAGGGTTTCCTGTTCCGTTTTCCCCTTGAAATCATCGTTGAAAAAGTGCATCCAGTCCATCATGCCTTCGTCGGCAATATTTAGCTTTTCAATCAGTGTTACCAGTTCGCTAGAATCAGCAATGGAACTTACCTTGCCCGATTTTAAGATTGAATCGAGCCTCATTCTGTTTTTTACCACTTTTTCGCCATCCACCATCAACTTGTCGTGGATGTTTAACACTTCTTTTTTCACTGCTTTCGAGTCTGGCTCGGTTTTGCACGCACTAAAAAGCAATGCGAATAAGCAAAAAGCCAATGTTGTTGTATTTTTCATGTGTATTGGTTTAGAAATTATAGGTTACGCCTACATAGAGCTTTCCGGCGCTCATTGGGTGATCGGTTTCTCCTTCCCAAATGTTTTTTTGAATCCCGGCGTTTAAGGCAACATTCTTGTAAAACACATCCAGGCCAACGCCACCCATTAAGTTATTCATTACATGCTCGCCGGTTTTTACGCCCTTATATTTTTCTCCGCCTGAGTACTCGTAAAAAAACTGCGCCGATGGCATCACCTGCACGTCTTTACCGATACGCTGAACATAAAAGATGTTTAAAAAGCTGGTTGTACTATTGGCGATGCCCTCATCGCGGCTGTTGGTTCCGTTTACTTTGTACGATGTGTTCAAGCTGGCCCCGAACTTGCCCAGGCCGACCATATAATTGAGATAAACGAAACCGTCGGTACTGCCAGTTCCTCCCTGCATTAATGACGAATAGCGGATGCCTTCCATATTTTTGAAATCGTTCTTTCCTGTGGGCAATTTTATCCCCGCACCAGCGATCAATTGCTGTTTGAAGCCATCGTCGAGCTTTTGCACCAGATGATATCCTGCGTAAACGTTTACATCTCCGATGCCCGAAATTGACGAAGTGTAGCCGTTATATCGTTCGCTGTTTGCAACATAGGGGACAATTGCATTGATTTCGAGCCGACTGTTGATAAAATATTTGCCCCTGATTTCTAACGAACGGTAAAGTTCATAATCATCGGGGTTACCAGCATGGCCCGTTATTGGCGAATTTTGACTTCGGGCGGGGATGAAGAACTTGCCACCGTTAGGAAATAACGAATGCGACTGGCCATCGTAGCCGCTGAATGACCGGTAACGATACAACAGGCTGATGCTGTTGCGATTATAGTAGGGTGTAATGCCCATAAAGCATCCGCAAATATCGCAGGCAAAACTTTGGGTACCTGCAAAAACGAATAGTAAGATCAACAGCTTACGATTCGCTAAATAATGTATTTTTGATAAATTCATGATCTGTTAAAGTTTTTAAAAAGTCTTTAATCTGTTCTCTTTGCATTGAATTGAGTTGAATGCCGCTTTTAAGCTGTGCATCGAGATTTGCCGATCCCTTTACGCCAGAATTATAGTGCTCAAGAACTTCGTCGAGGTTGTAAAAACGCCCGTCGTGCATGTACGGTCCCGTATATCCTATGTTGCGAAGTGTGGGTACTCTGAATGTTCCGAAATCTGTGCTTAGGCCGGTGATGTGGGCACGTCCCTCGTCGGCACTGGTTAAGTCGAGCCCGTTGCTGCGATAAGAGCAATCGGTAAACAATGGTTCAGCATGGCATTTGGCGCACTTTTCCTTAAAAAGATTGTAGCCTGCGAGCTCGGAAGCGGTAAACGCAGCTCCATTTTCGTTGCGCATTACTTTATCGTACTTTGAATTGCCCGAAACCAGCACCGCCGTAAACTGTGTGATGGATTTTAGAAGGAGCTGCGAATTTATCTCCGACGAGCCGAAGGCATTTTTGAACAGGTCGGGATAAGGTGCAGTGTTCTTTAAAAAAGTGATGATGGTTTGGATATCAGTACCCATTTCGCAGGCGTCGGTAATGGCATTTAGGGGCGAAGTTTCGATGTTTTTAACGCCACCATCCCAAAAAAACGCTTTCTGCCAGGCCAAATTGAACAATGGCGGCGCATTACGCTTTCCCTGGCAATTGTTAACGCCGTGACTCACTTTATGGTCGAGGTTGGCAAAGGCTGCAAATTGCTGATGGCAACTTCCGCACGAAACACTCTTATCGGCCGATAAACGGGCATCATAAAACAATTTTTTGCCCAACGCGAAGCCCGCATTGGTTAATTTATTGTCCTTAAAATCGTAAGCCGGAGCAGGGAAGTTAGACGGTACGGAGAAAGCAATATGCGCTTCTTCCGGCTTAATCTCGTCCTCATTTTTACTACAGGCGTACATCAGTGCCATGCTGAGGAACAGCATGGCAAAGACGATTGCTTTGCTCGACATATTAATTGTGAATATGATCTAAACGGAACAAACCCTTTGAATAATTATCGGCAACAATTACTGAATTTGCGCCTCCCATTGTTAGGTTGAGTGTGGCAAAGCTTACATCGGTTGTGCCCGTAAAAAGCGCCGCAGCATTTACGATAAAGTGCATGTCGGGTTTGGCGTCTGTTCTAACACGTAAAGGGTTGGCCGCATTAATCGCCGCAGTGAAGGTTCTGATTGTATTATTTGGATCAACTACGCCGCCGATATGAAAGGTTAGTGCGTTGCTTGCCGCTGTAGACTGTGGCGAAGTTCCTTCTAATTTTACAAAAATGTAACCGCTGTTCCAGGTCCAAAACATGCCATTAACCGGATCGAGTGCACCGGTTTGTGCGCCAGCGAAATTACGGGCATAATCAACTCCAATGGTGTATTCTATTTTGTTGTAATCGCCTGTCGGGATGTCGTTTACCGTAATCAGTTTCGATGCAGGTTTCGATTCATCAATTAAAAAATAACTTTCAGGAACTAAAAAAACCGTTCCGTCAGCCTTGCTTAATTTTATGTTGCTCACATAATATTTAAATACGTTGATCTTAAAATCTTCGCCCTTTGCGTTTTTGTAAGTGTTGGTGTTCAACGTTAGCGGCGATCCGTTTACCTGATGTTCAAACTCCATTGTAAAACTAGATTTTGAATCTGCGGCTGGTTGGTCATCGCCTTTTTTGCATGATGATAAAAGTATAATCGGGCATAGCAATGCCAATAAGTATGATGATAATTTCATTTTGAAATCGATTTAAGTGAACTGAATATTACGCTGAGTGGAAACCCGATCAAATTTTTTAAGTATCGAATTTCTTTGGAAACGTCTCAAGCGTAGTTTCAGCAATTTATAGTGCTGCGCATAACAGATGGTTGTTTCAGGCTTTAGCTTTCGCTTTGCTCAGTTCCGATAACTTTCGGTCTGGAAATGCTTTAACCCAGCCGAGTCAATGTAAGCGCCTGAAAATAAATGACTTAAACCGTCTTGGGCGGATGGAAAATGGAAGCAGAAAGGTCTTTAACAGGTTTTTCGAGATAACCGCTTTCTGAGGTGATAATGAAATATGGAATGTTCGGATTGATGGCAAGAACCTGAAATTTAGGCTCAGCCTCGGCAATCCTTTTCAGGTTTTCTTGAACTTGCTTGTTTTTTCCGTCGAGGTCTTTTAGCTTTTTAGCCAAAAAACACTGACCATCGCAATGCAGTTCGGGGTGTTGTTTGTTAACGCAAAATACACTGCTGATGTAAGCTTTGTTGAGGTTGTATCCAGAATAAACCAATAAGGGCATCACTCCGTTTGAGATGGAGCAAATTACTAAAAGGTAGATCAGGATTCTCTTTATCATGGTATTGCTGCAAAAGTATTAAAGAAATTGGTTGAAGCAAAAGAAAAAATGAGAATGACGTTTAAAGAACAATGATTGCGATCAACGGGGGCGGGCGCTTTAGATAAAGAGCGAATGAATAAAGGCTTGAGGGATCTAAATTAAAGTAAGGTCCGATATAAATTTGAAATCCTTCAAGTTAAGTGTGTACAATTCTATATTGTGAACAATCGCTGTAGATGCAATAAGTGCATCAGCGAGGTTAAGATTATGTGAGAGTGAAAATTCATCTACCAACTTTACTGCTCTGGTAGAAATTATAGAAGAAATGGGAAGAACAATTAGTTTATTGATGTCCATTCTGATTAGATCAAACTCTTTTTTATTTCTTGCACCATAAAGTAATTCCGCACAAGAAACATCAGAGATGGCAACATTGTCTTGACCTAATTTTCTAAGCACATCAATGATCAAATCGTTTCCTTTGTAGATTTCAATAAAGATATTTGTATCACACAAAACCATTATTTTTTCCACGCCTTATGTCTAAGCTCTCGAGCCTCGATGTCATAATCGCTCCAAATGCCTTTAGAAAGAGAGAATTCTTTTGATTTCTCACCTATAACTGGTCGAGTTGATTTAATCTCAGCATCGATATCCCATGATTTAAGGAAGTTTAATAAGGCATCAATTTTACGTTGCTCTATATCGTCTTTTAATATTATTTCCGTCATGATATCATCTATTACTTGTAAATATAACAATTTGAAATTAGTTTACTCAATTCAAAATGCACACCAAATGCTGGTTTGATTAAAAGTACAAGTAGATCGCTTTAAAAACGTAGCTATTGATACAAAAGTAAACAAGACGGAAACATGAAAACACGGAAAAAATAAATTTGCATGCTTTTTTGCCATTGGCGATCTCCCTGATAAAAAGCACCTGTGTTTTTAGTTTACATCCATTATTGTTATCTTGCAGTACACAAAATGAAACAATATGAGATTATTAACAACAATTGCGTTAATGATGGTACTATCATCGTGCTCCAAAACAGAAACTTTAGCTGTTGACCCGGTCTTTAGCGATCCAAATTGGATAAGAATTGAAATTGCAGATGGGAAAGAGGCGCATGCTGTTTATGGAAGTATTGATGATACATTGCTGGTTTCGACCTTGTATGCTATTCATCAAACTACTGATAACGCCAAGACCTGGAATTTAACGAAAAAAGATCACCAGGCGATTTTTGGGTTTTTAGCTAAGG from Pedobacter endophyticus includes:
- a CDS encoding c-type cytochrome; amino-acid sequence: MRKYIITSIFVSSVIAVIVSCQSQEEIDLQNYMSNGKDIYQAKCQNCHGENGEGLGLLAPPLTDSVFLKSNKARLACIVKNGANETFVIHGKEYKEKMPAFPEMADIDVAQVITYVTNSFGNKQAFVPYSEVSKDLENCKK
- a CDS encoding SCO family protein, which produces MNKIISSVALCLLSVSILSSCQQEKKLPIYGDRQTEVVKDASGVERIDTVYQTIPDWSFLNQDSVVVTNKITDGKVYVADFFFTSCSTICPIMHRNLLTVYNEFKNNPEVMFLSHTIDFKYDKPHALKKYAQKLGVDGPKWQFLYGTKDSVYTLAEKNYLVAVGEDSTAKDGYIHQGYLVLIDKDRKIRGAYDGTKEEQVEQLKKDIPVLLAEYKK
- a CDS encoding transporter family protein codes for the protein MNLSKIHYLANRKLLILLFVFAGTQSFACDICGCFMGITPYYNRNSISLLYRYRSFSGYDGQSHSLFPNGGKFFIPARSQNSPITGHAGNPDDYELYRSLEIRGKYFINSRLEINAIVPYVANSERYNGYTSSISGIGDVNVYAGYHLVQKLDDGFKQQLIAGAGIKLPTGKNDFKNMEGIRYSSLMQGGTGSTDGFVYLNYMVGLGKFGASLNTSYKVNGTNSRDEGIANSTTSFLNIFYVQRIGKDVQVMPSAQFFYEYSGGEKYKGVKTGEHVMNNLMGGVGLDVFYKNVALNAGIQKNIWEGETDHPMSAGKLYVGVTYNF
- a CDS encoding cytochrome-c peroxidase is translated as MSSKAIVFAMLFLSMALMYACSKNEDEIKPEEAHIAFSVPSNFPAPAYDFKDNKLTNAGFALGKKLFYDARLSADKSVSCGSCHQQFAAFANLDHKVSHGVNNCQGKRNAPPLFNLAWQKAFFWDGGVKNIETSPLNAITDACEMGTDIQTIITFLKNTAPYPDLFKNAFGSSEINSQLLLKSITQFTAVLVSGNSKYDKVMRNENGAAFTASELAGYNLFKEKCAKCHAEPLFTDCSYRSNGLDLTSADEGRAHITGLSTDFGTFRVPTLRNIGYTGPYMHDGRFYNLDEVLEHYNSGVKGSANLDAQLKSGIQLNSMQREQIKDFLKTLTDHEFIKNTLFSES
- a CDS encoding MbnP family protein, which translates into the protein MKLSSYLLALLCPIILLSSCKKGDDQPAADSKSSFTMEFEHQVNGSPLTLNTNTYKNAKGEDFKINVFKYYVSNIKLSKADGTVFLVPESYFLIDESKPASKLITVNDIPTGDYNKIEYTIGVDYARNFAGAQTGALDPVNGMFWTWNSGYIFVKLEGTSPQSTAASNALTFHIGGVVDPNNTIRTFTAAINAANPLRVRTDAKPDMHFIVNAAALFTGTTDVSFATLNLTMGGANSVIVADNYSKGLFRLDHIHN
- a CDS encoding type II toxin-antitoxin system VapC family toxin, which encodes MEKIMVLCDTNIFIEIYKGNDLIIDVLRKLGQDNVAISDVSCAELLYGARNKKEFDLIRMDINKLIVLPISSIISTRAVKLVDEFSLSHNLNLADALIASTAIVHNIELYTLNLKDFKFISDLTLI